In the genome of Luteitalea pratensis, the window TCGATGCCGGCCCGGTACCGCTCGAGCCAGTCGGTCGGCATGCCGTAGTACTCGTAGGTCACCTGCTGCCCGAGCACCTGCTCGGTCGTGGCGGAGTTGAAGATGAACGAGTTGAGGATCGACTGCTTGGCGAGGTCGATTTCCATGGCAGTCGGCGGCTCGGCGATGATCCGCTTCGCTTCGGTGACCAGCGTCTCGATCGTTTCTGCCGTCGTCGATGTTTTCGTGCTCGTGCTCATCGAGAACGGCGCCACGCGCGTGTAATTGCTGCCAACACCGCCGCCGACCGAATAGGCGAGCCCTTTGGCGGTGCGCACGCTCGAGAACAGGCGCGACGTGAAGCTACCGCTCAGGACCTCGTTGAGCACCTGCACCGGATAGTAATCGGGATGGGTGCTCTTCAGCGTCCCCATGTGGCCGATCCGGATCGAGGACTGCGCGACGTCACTCTTGACCGCTTCGAATACACCGGGCGCCGACTGCGGCCGCGGCTCCGGGAACGTGATCATCTGCTTCGGACCCCGGGCCCACGAGCCGAACACCTTCGTGACCGCCGCCACCGCTTCGGCCGAAGTGATGTCGCCATGCACCGCGAGGATGGTCTGGTCCGGGTGCAGGTACTTCGCGTGCCAGGCGACGAGATCGTCGCGCGTGAGGCCCTGCACGGTCGCGTAGGTCACCTGCCGCGCGAACGGCGTGTCACCGCCGTAGATCAACTCCCGGAACTCGCGGCTCGCGATCGAGTTGGGATCGTCGTTCTGGCGGGCGATGCCGGCCTCGATGCCACGCCTGGCCACCTCGAGGCGGGCCGGGTCGAACCGCGGCTGCCGCAGGACGTCCGAGAACACCTGCAGCACCTCGCCGAAGTCCTGCTTGAGCACGCTCATGCTCGCCGAGCCGGAGTCGTCGCCGATGCTCGACTCGATGGAGGCGGCGCGCCCCTCGAGATAGCGGTCAAGGGCCTCGGGCGCGAGTGCGACCGTGCCGCCCGATCGCATCTGGGAGCCGGTCAGGCTCGCCACGCCGATCTTGTCGGCCGGCTCGAGGAGCGACCCGGTCCGGAAGCGCGCGGACACGCTCACCAGCGGCAGTTCGTGATCCTCCATGACCAGCACCACGAGGCCGTTGGGCAGCACGGTGCGCGTTGGCCGCGGCAACGAAAAGGCCGGCAGGGCCGGGTACTTCAACTGGTCCACCGTCGCGACCTGGGCGTCGGCGACCGCCGCCGCCAGTCCGCCGAGGACGAACGTCGCGAGGGCCACTCCTGTACGCAAGCGGCTCATCGCGTGCCTCCGGCGGCCGGTGCCGCGTCGTTCTCGAGCCGGGCCACCGTACGGTTGGTCACCTTGAACACGTCCGCCGCGACGCGGCGGATATCGGCCTTGCTCACGGCATCGGTCCGCTCGATGTACTTGAAGATGTCGCGCCAGTCGCCCGTCAGTGTGTGGTAGGTCACCAGTTGTTCGGCCAGGCCGCTGTTGCTGTCGAGCGACCGGATGAGGTCGGCCTTGGCCCGCGTCTTGAACCGCGCGAGTTCTTCGTCGGTCACATCCTCGGTCGCCATTCGCGAGAGTTCGACGTGCAGCGCCTCGGCGACCTTGTCGTTGCTGATGCCGCGGGCCGGGACTGCCAGCGCCACGAACAGGTGCGGATACTTCACGCCTGGCAAGCCACCGCCGACCTGCGCCTGCACCGCGAGTTTCTGCTTCTCGACCAGCGAGGTGTAGAGGCGCGACGTCCGGCCGCGGCCGAGGATCTCGGCGATGGCGTCGTAGACGGCATCATCGGGATGCAGCGCCGACGGCTTGTGATAGCCCTCGATGTAGATCGGCTGCGATTTCTCGCGCAGGGTGATGGTCAGTTCTGCCGACTGGGGCGGCTCCAGGGTGCGCAGGGGCGCCGGCTTCTCGCCCTTCGGCAGCCTGCCGAAGTACTTGTCGAGAATCGGGATGATCTCGGCAGCCTTCACGTTGCCGACGATGGCCGTCACCATGTTGGCCGGTACGTAGTACTTCTTGAAGAAGGCCTCGGCGTCAGTGAGCGTGAAGCGCTGCAGGTCGCTCATGTAGCCGACAGTCGGCTGCTTGTAGGGATGCGCGAGGAAGGCCGTGGCAAGCATCCGCTCGATCAGCTTGCCGATGGGCTGGCTCTCGGTTCGCTGGCGCCTTTCCTCCATGACCACGTCGCGCTCCTTGTAGAACTCACGGAACACGGGGTGGATGAAGCGCTCGGACTCGAGGTAGGCAAACAGCTCGAACTTGTTGGTCGGCAACGAGTAGTAGTAGGTCGTCGCCTCCGCGCTGGTGCTCGCGTTCAGGCCCACGCCACCCTCGCGCGACAGCGCCTCGTCAAAGGCGTTGGCGATCACGAATTCCTGCGCGGCCGCCTCCTTGTCCTTGAAGGCCTTCAGCAGCCGGTCCACCTCGGCCTGGTCGGGCTTCACGGCCGCACGGGCCCGTTCGTAGGCCTGATAGGCGGCTTCGAGTTCGTCGAGCGCGACCTTCTCCCTGGCAAAGTCCTTCGTGCCAAGGCGCGGCGTGCCCTTGAACGCCATGTGCTCGAACATGTGCGCCAGGCCCGTGATGCCTGGCACCTCCTGCGCCGACCCGACGTCGACCCGTGTGGCGAACGAAAAGACGGGCGCCCCCGGGCGCTCGAGGATCAGGAACGTGTACCCGTTGGGCAGGGTGTGCACCGTGAGGCGTTTTTCGAACGAGGCGAGATCCTGGGCCGACACGGACCCGACCCCCGCGATCGCGAGCACCACCACGGCCGCGCAGACTGCACGCCAACCACGCAGGCTGAACTGCATCTCGGACTCTCCCATTTGGCAGGACCGGCAGGGTCCCTGCCCTATTATGACGGGCCGCGAGGAGGGAGGACGGAGGAAGGAGGAAGGAGGAAGGAGGAAGGAGGACGGAGGAGGTCGCGGACGGGCGAGGGCGAGAGGCGGCAGGAAGTGGCACCGAACCGACACAAGAAAAAGGCGGGGTCCCCAATCGGGCACCCCGCCAATTCGTCGTGACCCGCGGATGCGGAGACAGCCGGCTCGGAGAGCCGGCCCTACCAACTACTCGACCACTTCGCCGCGCTCGCGATCGAGGAGATCGTCGGCGTCGGACAGGTAATCGAGGTCGCGCTCGAGTTCCGCGTCCTCCGGGGACGGCGGCGGCGGGGGCGGCGGCGCATCCGACGGGATGTGCACGTTGCTGTAGGCGTAGAAGCCCGTACCCGCCGGGATGAGCCGGCCCATCGTGACGTTCTCCTTCAGGCCGCGCAGCGTGTCGATGCGCCCGCTGATGGACGCCTCGGTGAGCACGCGCGTGGTCTCCTGGAAGGAGGCCGCCGAGATGAACGAGTCGGTCGAGAGCGACGCCTTGGTGATGCCGAGCAGCATCGGGCGGCCCTTCGCGGGCACGCCACCGGACGTGACCACGCGCTCGTTCTCCTCGATGAACCGGAACCGGTCCACCACGTCGTCGATCAGGAACTCGGTGTCGCCGACATCCTCGATCTTCACCCACCGCATCATCTGCCGGACGATGGTCTCGATGTGCTTGTCGTTGATGTTGACGCCCTGCAGGCGGTACACCTCCTGGATCTCGTTGACCAGGTACCGCTGCAGTTCCTTCTCGCCGAGCACCGCGAGGATGTCGTGCGGGTTGCTCGGGCCGTCCATGAGCTGCTCGCCGGCCCGCACGCGATCGCCGTCCTGGACGTTCACGTGCACGCCGCGCGGCAGGCTGTACTCCCGCGGCTCCCCGCCCTCTTCCTCGGGCACGATCATGATCTTGCGCTGGCCCTTGACGATGCCGCCGATCTTGACGATGCCGTCGATCTCGCTGATGACGGCCGCCGCCTCGCGGGGCTTGCGGGCCTCGAACAGTTCGACCACGCGCGGCAGACCGCCCGTGATGTCCTTGGTCTTGGTCGTCTCGCGCGGAATCTTCGCGAGCACGGCACCCGGGGTCACCGCATCGCCGTCCTCCACCATCAGGTGGGCGTGCGACGGGATGTGGTACTTCCGGAGCACCTTGCCATCGAGGTTGCGGATCTCGACGAGCGGCTGCTTCTTCTCGTCGATGCCCTCGATGATGATCCGCCGGGACATGCCCGTGACCTCGTCGACCTCCTCGTGGACGGTGACGTCCGCGATGATGTCCTTGAACTTCACCGTGCCCGCCTCCTCCGTGAGGATGGAGAACGTGAACGGATCCCATTCGAGGAGGACCTGGCCCGGCTCGACCCTCTGGCCGTCGGTCACGCGCAGGCGCGCACCGTAGATCACCTGGTAGTGCTCGACGTCGCGGCCCTTGCCGTCTCGGACGATCAGGCTGCCGTTGCGGTTCATCACGACCATGTCGCGAATGCCGCCCTCGACACCCGTCTCGACCGACGAGATGTTCTCGAAGCGCACCGTGCCGGCGTGCCGCGATTCCTGCGTCGACTGCTCCGAGATGCGCGACGCCGTGCCACCGATGTGGAACGTGCGCATCGTCAGCTGCGTGCCGGGCTCGCCAATGGACTGCGCGGCGACGACACCGACGGCCAGGCCCATCTCCACCATGCGCCCGGTCGCGAGATCGCGGCCGTAGCACTTGGCGCACACCCCACGCCGGCTGGCGCAGGTGAGCACGGAGCGGATCTTGACCATCTCGATGCCCGCCTCCTGGACGACCGTCGCGAGATCCTCATCGATGTTCTCGTTGGCCGCCACGAGCACTTCGCGGGTGATCGGATCGATCACGTCCTCGAGCGTGACGCGGCCGATGATCCGGTCGCGCAGCGGCTCGATGGTCTCGCCCGCTTCCACGATCGGACGTGCCTCGATGCCGTCCATCGTGCCGCAGTCGGGCTCGTGGATGATGACGTCCTGCGCCACGTCCACCAGTCGACGCGTGAGGTAGCCGGAGTCGGCGGTCTTGAGCGCCGTGTCCGCCAGGCCCTTGCGCGCGCCGTGCGTCGAGATGAAGTATTGCAGCACCGTCAGGCCTTCACGGAAGTTCGACTTGATCGGCGTCTCGATGATCTCGCCTGACGGCTTGGCCATCAAACCGCGCATGCCGGCCAGCTGGCGGATCTGCTGCTTGGAACCGCGGGCTCCCGAGTCCGCCATGATGTAGACCGGGTTGAACGACTGGCCCGAGCGGTCGCGCTCTTCCATCTCGCCGAACATCTTGTCGGCGATCTTCTCGGTCGCATCCGACCAGAGGGCGATGACCTTGTTGTAGCGCTCGCCGTTGGTGATCGCGCCTTCCTGGTACTGCTGTTCGACCTTGATGACTTCGGCCTCGGCGTGATTGACCAGCTCGGCCTTCACCGACGGGATGATCAGGTCGTTGATGCCGATCGACAGACCCGACTGCGTCGCATAGGTGAAGCCCAGCGTCTTCAGGCTGTCGAGCATCTGCACGGTCTTCTCGAGGCCGAAGTGCAGGTAGCAGTACTGCACCGCCTGCTGCAGCCCCTTCTTCTTGAGCAGACCGTTGATGAACGGCATCTCGGATGGCAGCGAGCTGTTCCAGATCACGCGACCGACCGTGGTGTTGATGATCCGGCGCTCCACCGCGTGCAGCGGCGTGTGCAGCACCGCCTGGTCGTCGCGGGCGACGGTCAGGTCGATCAGGTTGCCGGTGAGCCGCAGCCGGATCGGCGTCAGTGTTTCGAGCTCGCCGTTCTCGAGCGCCAGCACCACGTCGTCCAGGTTGGCAAACAGCCGGCCTTCGCCGATCGCCCCCGCCTTGGACTTGGTGAGGTAGTAGCACCCGAGCACGATGTCCTGCGACGGCACGGCAATCGGAGCGCCGTTGGCCGGCGACAGGATGTTGTTGCTCGAGAGCATCAGCACCGAGGCCTCGATCTGCGCCTCGGGCGACAGCGGGATGTGCACCGCCATCTGGTCGCCGTCGAAGTCGGCGTTGAACGCCGTGCAGACGAGCGGGTGGATGCGGATCGCCTTGCCTTCGACCAGCACCGGCTCGAAGGCCTGGATGCCGAGGCGGTGCAGCGTCGGGGCGCGGTTGAGGAGCACCGGATGCTCCTTGATGCATTCCTCGAGCACGTCCCACACTTCGGACCGCTGCTCCTCCACCATCTCCTTGGCCTGCTTGATGGTGGCGACCAGCCCGCGCTCCTCGAGCTTGTTGTAGATGAACGGCTTGAACAGCTCGAGGGCCATCTTCTTGGGCAGGCCGCACTGGTGGAGCTTCAGCTCCGGCCCGACCACGATGACCGAACGGCCCGAGTAGTCCACGCGCTTGCCGAGCAGGTTCTGGCGGAACCGGCCCTGCTTGCCCTTGAGCGTGTCCGACAGCGACTTGAGCGGACGGTTGTTCGCCCCGCGCAGCACGCGGCCACGGCGGCCGTTGTCAAACAGCGCATCGACCGCTTCCTGAAGCATGCGCTTCTCGTTGCGGATGATGACGTCGGGCGCCTTGAGCTCCATCAGCTTCTTCAACCGGTTGTTGCGGTTGATGACGCGGCGATAGAGATCGTTGAGGTCCGAGGTGGCGAAGCGGCCACCGTCGAGCGGCACGAGCGGGCGCAGCTCGGGCGGGATCACCGGGATCACGTCCAGGATCATCCACTCCGGCCGGTTGCTGCTCTTGCGGAAGGCATCGACCACCTTCAGGCGCTTGGCGTACTTCTGGCGCTTCTGGATCGACTGCTCGACCTTCATCTTCTCGCGCAGCTCGACCGCGAGCGTGGCGATGTCGACGTTGCGGAGCAGGCTCTTGATCGCCTCGGCGCCCATCTGCGCCGTGAACGCCGTGAACCCGTACTCTTCGCGGGCCTTGCGGTACTGATCCTCGTTGAGCAGCTCGTTCTGCTTCATGTCCGTGTCGCCGGGCTCGATGACGACATAGGCCTCGAAGTACAGCACGCGCTCGAGGTCACGAAGCGAGATGTCGAGCAGGTGCCCGATCCGGCTCGGCAGCCCCTTGAAGAACCACACGTGGCTCACCGGCGTGGCGAGCTCGATGTGGCCCATGCGCTCGCGGCGCACCCGGGCCTGCGTCACCTCGACGCCGCACTTGTCGCAGATCACGCCGCGGTGCTTCATGCGCTTGTACTTGCCGCAGAGGCACTCCCAGTCGGTGACCGGCCCGAAGATGCGGGCACAGAACAGGCCATCACGTTCCGGCTTGAACGTCCGGTAGTTGATGGTCTCGGGCTTGGTGACCTCCCCGTACGACCACTGCCGGATCTTGT includes:
- a CDS encoding M16 family metallopeptidase; its protein translation is MSRLRTGVALATFVLGGLAAAVADAQVATVDQLKYPALPAFSLPRPTRTVLPNGLVVLVMEDHELPLVSVSARFRTGSLLEPADKIGVASLTGSQMRSGGTVALAPEALDRYLEGRAASIESSIGDDSGSASMSVLKQDFGEVLQVFSDVLRQPRFDPARLEVARRGIEAGIARQNDDPNSIASREFRELIYGGDTPFARQVTYATVQGLTRDDLVAWHAKYLHPDQTILAVHGDITSAEAVAAVTKVFGSWARGPKQMITFPEPRPQSAPGVFEAVKSDVAQSSIRIGHMGTLKSTHPDYYPVQVLNEVLSGSFTSRLFSSVRTAKGLAYSVGGGVGSNYTRVAPFSMSTSTKTSTTAETIETLVTEAKRIIAEPPTAMEIDLAKQSILNSFIFNSATTEQVLGQQVTYEYYGMPTDWLERYRAGIEKVTPADTARVARQYIKPDQFAILVVGPTEGRDKALSTFGTVKTLDISIPEPPSAAPAAAPSAAPGAEDTGRALISKAVDAMGGAAVIDGVKAYREETTVSATTPQGDIELQSTVLVAPPDRVRQELVTPMGAMTMTIAGATGTVQGGPQGSMPLPEAQRTQMLKQIQRSPIFLLQRRAQAGFKAVAAGDGKVGETPVALVRVDVEGDSMTLGIDPATGQLRSLLARGTGPTGAPADVLTEYGDYRAAGGITVPHARRSSIGGTTSQTVTVKSVQVNPPLPADAFGAAK
- a CDS encoding M16 family metallopeptidase — translated: MQFSLRGWRAVCAAVVVLAIAGVGSVSAQDLASFEKRLTVHTLPNGYTFLILERPGAPVFSFATRVDVGSAQEVPGITGLAHMFEHMAFKGTPRLGTKDFAREKVALDELEAAYQAYERARAAVKPDQAEVDRLLKAFKDKEAAAQEFVIANAFDEALSREGGVGLNASTSAEATTYYYSLPTNKFELFAYLESERFIHPVFREFYKERDVVMEERRQRTESQPIGKLIERMLATAFLAHPYKQPTVGYMSDLQRFTLTDAEAFFKKYYVPANMVTAIVGNVKAAEIIPILDKYFGRLPKGEKPAPLRTLEPPQSAELTITLREKSQPIYIEGYHKPSALHPDDAVYDAIAEILGRGRTSRLYTSLVEKQKLAVQAQVGGGLPGVKYPHLFVALAVPARGISNDKVAEALHVELSRMATEDVTDEELARFKTRAKADLIRSLDSNSGLAEQLVTYHTLTGDWRDIFKYIERTDAVSKADIRRVAADVFKVTNRTVARLENDAAPAAGGTR
- the rpoC gene encoding DNA-directed RNA polymerase subunit beta': MRPDFSTKGTLTADFDSIRISLASPDKIRQWSYGEVTKPETINYRTFKPERDGLFCARIFGPVTDWECLCGKYKRMKHRGVICDKCGVEVTQARVRRERMGHIELATPVSHVWFFKGLPSRIGHLLDISLRDLERVLYFEAYVVIEPGDTDMKQNELLNEDQYRKAREEYGFTAFTAQMGAEAIKSLLRNVDIATLAVELREKMKVEQSIQKRQKYAKRLKVVDAFRKSSNRPEWMILDVIPVIPPELRPLVPLDGGRFATSDLNDLYRRVINRNNRLKKLMELKAPDVIIRNEKRMLQEAVDALFDNGRRGRVLRGANNRPLKSLSDTLKGKQGRFRQNLLGKRVDYSGRSVIVVGPELKLHQCGLPKKMALELFKPFIYNKLEERGLVATIKQAKEMVEEQRSEVWDVLEECIKEHPVLLNRAPTLHRLGIQAFEPVLVEGKAIRIHPLVCTAFNADFDGDQMAVHIPLSPEAQIEASVLMLSSNNILSPANGAPIAVPSQDIVLGCYYLTKSKAGAIGEGRLFANLDDVVLALENGELETLTPIRLRLTGNLIDLTVARDDQAVLHTPLHAVERRIINTTVGRVIWNSSLPSEMPFINGLLKKKGLQQAVQYCYLHFGLEKTVQMLDSLKTLGFTYATQSGLSIGINDLIIPSVKAELVNHAEAEVIKVEQQYQEGAITNGERYNKVIALWSDATEKIADKMFGEMEERDRSGQSFNPVYIMADSGARGSKQQIRQLAGMRGLMAKPSGEIIETPIKSNFREGLTVLQYFISTHGARKGLADTALKTADSGYLTRRLVDVAQDVIIHEPDCGTMDGIEARPIVEAGETIEPLRDRIIGRVTLEDVIDPITREVLVAANENIDEDLATVVQEAGIEMVKIRSVLTCASRRGVCAKCYGRDLATGRMVEMGLAVGVVAAQSIGEPGTQLTMRTFHIGGTASRISEQSTQESRHAGTVRFENISSVETGVEGGIRDMVVMNRNGSLIVRDGKGRDVEHYQVIYGARLRVTDGQRVEPGQVLLEWDPFTFSILTEEAGTVKFKDIIADVTVHEEVDEVTGMSRRIIIEGIDEKKQPLVEIRNLDGKVLRKYHIPSHAHLMVEDGDAVTPGAVLAKIPRETTKTKDITGGLPRVVELFEARKPREAAAVISEIDGIVKIGGIVKGQRKIMIVPEEEGGEPREYSLPRGVHVNVQDGDRVRAGEQLMDGPSNPHDILAVLGEKELQRYLVNEIQEVYRLQGVNINDKHIETIVRQMMRWVKIEDVGDTEFLIDDVVDRFRFIEENERVVTSGGVPAKGRPMLLGITKASLSTDSFISAASFQETTRVLTEASISGRIDTLRGLKENVTMGRLIPAGTGFYAYSNVHIPSDAPPPPPPPSPEDAELERDLDYLSDADDLLDRERGEVVE